A single genomic interval of Heteronotia binoei isolate CCM8104 ecotype False Entrance Well chromosome 11, APGP_CSIRO_Hbin_v1, whole genome shotgun sequence harbors:
- the LOC132579134 gene encoding V-type proton ATPase subunit d 1-like — translation MLSSFPELYFNVDSGYLEGLVRGFKAGVLSQSDYVNLVQCESLEDLKLHLQSTDYGNFLANEASPLTVSVIDDKLKEKMVVEFRHMRNHAYEPLASFLDFITYSYMIDNVILLITGTLHQRSIAQLVPKCHPLGSFEQMEAVNIAQTLAELYNAILVDTPLAAFFQDCISEQDLDEMNIEIICNALYKAYLESFYKFYKILGGTTADAMCPILEFEADRRAFILTINSFGTELSKEDRTKLFPHCGKLYPEGLAQLARADDYEQVKAVADYYPEYKLLFEGAGSNPGDKTLEDRFFEHEVKLNKLAFLNQFHFGVFW, via the coding sequence ATGTTGTCATCGTTCCCTGAGCTCTATTTCAACGTCGACAGTGGCTACCTGGAGGGCCTGGTGCGGGGTTTCAAGGCAGGGGTGCTGAGCCAGTCCGATTACGTCAACCTGGTTCAGTGTGAGAGCCTGGAAGATTTGAAGCTCCATCTCCAGAGCACAGACTATGGGAACTTCCTGGCAAACGAAGCCTCCCCTCTCACCGTGTCCGTCATTGATGATAAGCTGAAGGAGAAGATGGTGGTGGAGTTCCGCCATATGAGAAATCATGCCTATGAACCCCTGGCCAGCTTTTTGGACTTCATCACGTACAGCTACATGATTGACAACGTGATCCTGCTCATCACCGGGACTCTGCACCAGCGCTCCATTGCCCAGTTGGTGCCCAAATGCCACCCCCTGGGAAGCTTCGAGCAGATGGAGGCAGTGAACATTGCCCAGACTCTGGCAGAGCTGTACAATGCCATCCTGGTAGACACACCCCTGGCTGCCTTTTTCCAGGATTGCATCTCAGAGCAAGACCTTGATGAGATGAACATTGAAATTATTTGTAATGCGCTGTACAAGGCCTACCTTGAGTCCTTCTACAAGTTTTACAAGATCCTGGGAGGCACGACCGCTGATGCCATGTGCCCCATCCTGGAGTTCGAAGCTGACCggagggccttcattctcaccaTCAACTCCTTTGGCACAGAACTCTCCAAGGAGGATCGGACCAAGCTGTTCCCCCACTGTGGGAAGCTCTATCCAGAGGGCCTGGCTCAGCTGGCCAGAGCTGATGACTATGAGCAAGTCAAAGCAGTAGCCGATTACTACCCAGAATACAAACTTCTGTTTGAAGGAGCAGGCAGCAACCCTGGTGACAAAACCCTTGAAGATCGATTCTTTGAGCATGAGGTGAAGCTGAACAAGCTGGCTTTCCTGAACCAGTTCCACTTTGGCGTCTTTTGGTAG